From the Butyrivibrio fibrisolvens genome, one window contains:
- a CDS encoding glycosyltransferase family 2 protein: protein MAQSYVLSVVIPCYNEKDNIIKIVERVRKAPVENKEIIIVDDKSTDGTRDILEKSVKPLVDKIIYHEVNQGKGGALKTGFAHATGDYVIIQDADQEYDPQEYIKVLQPILNGDADVSYGSRFLAGVSKGYRANQMANKFLTALSNIFTHQKLTDMETCYKCFKRQIIQSIDIEEKRFGFEPEITEKISNRGIKIAEVAISYDPRTNEEGKKIGFKDGLRAIYCIWKYRNKK, encoded by the coding sequence ATGGCGCAAAGTTACGTCCTTTCTGTAGTTATACCATGCTATAACGAGAAAGATAACATTATTAAGATAGTTGAGAGGGTTCGCAAGGCACCTGTAGAGAACAAAGAGATCATTATAGTTGATGATAAAAGTACTGATGGTACCAGAGATATTCTTGAAAAGAGCGTTAAGCCTCTTGTAGATAAGATCATCTATCATGAAGTCAATCAGGGTAAAGGCGGGGCTTTAAAGACAGGTTTTGCTCATGCAACAGGTGATTATGTAATAATCCAGGATGCTGATCAGGAGTACGATCCGCAGGAATATATCAAGGTGCTTCAGCCTATCCTTAATGGAGATGCTGATGTAAGCTATGGTTCAAGATTCCTTGCAGGTGTATCTAAGGGGTACAGAGCTAACCAGATGGCCAATAAGTTCCTGACAGCTCTTTCTAATATTTTCACACATCAAAAGCTCACAGATATGGAGACCTGTTATAAGTGCTTTAAGCGCCAGATCATCCAGAGCATTGATATTGAAGAAAAGAGATTTGGATTTGAACCTGAGATCACAGAGAAGATCAGTAACAGGGGCATTAAGATCGCAGAAGTTGCAATCTCCTACGATCCAAGAACCAATGAAGAAGGCAAGAAAATAGGCTTTAAAGACGGTCTTAGAGCCATCTACTGCATCTGGAAGTACAGAAACAAGAAATAA
- a CDS encoding UDP-glucuronic acid decarboxylase family protein: protein MRKNRVLVTGGAGFLGSHLCDRLIQAGNDVVCVDNLFTGSKDNIRHLLDNPYFEFIRHDVTQPLYVECDQIYNLACPASPIQYQRDPIYTTKTSIYGSFNALGLAKRTGARILQSSTSEVYGDPECNPQPESYRGRVNTIGPRSCYDEGKRVAETLFFDYHRQHGVDIKVMRIFNTYGPRMDIGDGRVVSNFIVQALRGQDITIYGDGSQTRSFCYVDDLIEGMIRLMNSREGFTGPVNIGNPGEFTIKQLAEMVVELTGTSSKIIYEDLPVDDPTQRKPDITLAKKELNWEPTVALRDGLQKTIDYFKGVI from the coding sequence ATGCGAAAAAACAGGGTTCTTGTTACCGGCGGTGCCGGATTTTTGGGATCACATTTATGCGACAGACTTATACAAGCTGGCAATGACGTAGTATGCGTAGATAACCTTTTTACAGGAAGTAAAGACAATATACGCCACCTACTTGATAATCCTTACTTTGAATTTATAAGACATGATGTGACACAGCCTCTTTATGTAGAATGTGATCAGATCTATAACCTTGCATGCCCTGCAAGTCCTATTCAGTACCAAAGAGACCCTATCTATACTACCAAGACCTCTATATACGGATCTTTTAATGCTCTTGGCCTTGCAAAAAGAACAGGCGCAAGGATCCTGCAGTCATCAACATCAGAAGTATATGGAGATCCTGAGTGCAATCCACAGCCTGAGAGCTATAGAGGACGAGTTAATACAATAGGACCGCGCTCCTGCTATGATGAAGGTAAGCGTGTTGCAGAGACTCTTTTCTTCGATTATCACAGACAGCACGGCGTGGATATCAAGGTCATGCGTATCTTCAATACCTATGGACCTCGTATGGATATAGGTGATGGAAGAGTTGTATCCAACTTCATCGTTCAGGCTCTTCGCGGACAGGATATCACTATATACGGCGATGGAAGCCAGACCAGGAGTTTCTGCTACGTTGACGACCTGATCGAAGGCATGATAAGACTCATGAACAGTAGAGAAGGATTCACAGGACCTGTCAATATCGGTAACCCCGGCGAGTTCACTATCAAGCAGCTTGCAGAGATGGTAGTAGAGCTTACAGGTACCAGCTCCAAGATCATATATGAGGATCTCCCTGTTGATGATCCTACTCAGCGTAAGCCTGACATAACACTTGCCAAGAAAGAACTTAACTGGGAGCCTACAGTCGCACTCCGCGACGGACTTCAGAAGACTATTGATTACTTTAAGGGTGTCATCTGA
- a CDS encoding MBOAT family O-acyltransferase, whose amino-acid sequence MLFNSYAFVFIFLPVFVAGYYGITYLFNEKNLFNITRKKPACAKSVVELYCVILSFVFFAFFGVKVLGVLLISLIWNYIFIRLLGSGTDDKTKTLVAIDKNIHVNNNKALLITGICGNIALLIFFKYAGFLADILNLFTGKELTVSILLPIAISFYTFSQISLLVDVYKKESGKISLVNYLFYITFFPKILQGPIVRYNDMKSYLEKALLHRWSAQKFMQAMMLFVLGLSKKVIIADTLAVAVDYGYNSLAVLTPVDAVITAVCYSFQIYFDFSGYCDMGRGICQMVGMDLPVNFESPYKARNIDDFWKRWHMSLTTFFTRYVYIPLGGNRKGALRTYLNFMIIFTLSGLWHGAGLTFIVWGAMHGILYVITRAVKNRNKSKTNTRVNADLDTKAIVNSNIYTNTSVNTNINANMNTSANTKTVIETGRNANGETGAATRSETLAHKSLIYRLCHIAAVILTFIFVTVAWVFFRAQSIQEALNLISKMIGIGYNGASPLHISPDLIKCFQIDELWYIFKITPIASMTWGPAVCMWIIILISAYLAFISNNASQLTSRYKVNAKGAILLAILFVWSVIKFANVSTYIYLGF is encoded by the coding sequence ATGTTATTTAATTCGTATGCGTTTGTATTCATATTCCTGCCGGTATTTGTAGCAGGCTATTATGGAATTACATACCTTTTTAATGAAAAAAATCTATTTAATATAACACGCAAAAAGCCCGCCTGCGCAAAAAGCGTAGTCGAGCTTTACTGCGTTATTTTGTCATTTGTATTTTTTGCCTTTTTCGGCGTAAAAGTTTTGGGCGTTTTACTTATAAGCCTTATATGGAACTATATCTTTATAAGATTGCTCGGCTCTGGAACTGATGATAAGACCAAGACTTTAGTAGCTATTGATAAGAACATTCATGTAAATAATAATAAAGCGCTGCTGATAACAGGTATCTGCGGCAATATAGCACTTCTTATCTTTTTTAAATACGCAGGTTTTCTGGCTGATATCCTGAACTTATTTACTGGAAAAGAGTTAACAGTATCTATATTGCTTCCCATAGCTATCAGCTTCTACACTTTTTCGCAGATATCGCTCCTTGTAGATGTATATAAAAAAGAATCTGGTAAGATCAGCCTTGTTAACTATCTATTCTATATAACTTTTTTTCCTAAAATATTGCAGGGTCCTATCGTTAGATATAATGATATGAAGAGCTATCTGGAAAAGGCTCTTTTGCATAGATGGAGCGCTCAGAAGTTCATGCAGGCTATGATGCTCTTTGTTCTAGGCTTGTCCAAAAAAGTAATAATAGCAGATACCCTGGCAGTAGCAGTAGACTACGGTTATAACAGCCTTGCGGTGCTGACACCGGTGGATGCGGTGATCACTGCGGTGTGCTACTCATTCCAGATATATTTTGACTTTAGCGGCTACTGCGACATGGGACGAGGCATCTGCCAGATGGTCGGAATGGACCTTCCTGTTAACTTCGAAAGTCCTTATAAAGCAAGGAACATAGACGACTTCTGGAAAAGATGGCATATGAGCCTCACAACCTTTTTTACCAGATACGTGTACATCCCACTTGGAGGCAACAGAAAAGGAGCTTTAAGAACTTATCTTAACTTCATGATAATATTCACATTATCAGGCCTCTGGCACGGCGCAGGACTAACCTTCATCGTATGGGGAGCCATGCACGGAATACTATATGTGATAACAAGAGCAGTTAAGAACAGGAATAAGAGCAAGACAAACACAAGAGTAAATGCGGATTTAGATACAAAAGCCATAGTAAATTCAAATATATATACAAATACTAGTGTAAATACAAACATTAATGCAAATATGAATACCAGCGCAAATACAAAAACAGTTATTGAAACTGGTAGAAATGCGAATGGAGAAACAGGGGCAGCTACAAGATCTGAAACTTTAGCGCATAAGTCACTAATATATAGACTATGCCATATTGCCGCAGTAATACTGACCTTCATCTTCGTGACAGTAGCATGGGTATTCTTCAGAGCTCAAAGTATCCAAGAAGCACTAAACCTCATAAGCAAGATGATAGGAATAGGCTATAATGGCGCATCTCCGCTCCATATAAGCCCCGACCTTATCAAGTGCTTCCAGATAGATGAACTGTGGTATATATTTAAAATAACCCCAATAGCAAGCATGACCTGGGGCCCCGCCGTATGCATGTGGATCATAATACTGATAAGCGCATACCTTGCATTCATATCCAATAATGCATCACAGCTTACGTCCAGATATAAAGTAAACGCAAAAGGCGCAATACTCCTTGCTATACTATTTGTATGGTCCGTGATCAAATTCGCCAACGTAAGCACCTATATTTACCTAGGCTTTTAA
- a CDS encoding glycosyltransferase family 2 protein, whose protein sequence is MKLSIIVPVYNQAADDKLKWCLDSLVSQTLPKDQYEIIAVDDSSTDDSFKIMQEYEQKAPSYFHAIHSPVNHHQGGAKNIGLAIAKGDWIGFIDADDWVTPDFYERLLNKAKETGADMVGCDYHLTDEHSFKIGQIVHNNTKDQTGILDRDRYKRLILDTGSLVVKIYKRDIIIPKGMKPSKPPVKVRDGREVEEPYRLHIFPEDIFYEDNAVSNSWILRATHFEYIEEPLYYYYQHDNSTVHTISKKNLEDRMTAGRMLLMEAIKEGYIEDYRAEIEFQYTVLFYINTLFSAMPRQQHVKGCYNFTRKLGSEMKRTFPSFEKNVYYEKRINAEEKKLIHMQMRSHFCFFIYYRLLWFYRNLRKRFSNA, encoded by the coding sequence TTGAAACTGAGCATAATCGTGCCTGTGTATAATCAGGCCGCAGACGATAAACTGAAATGGTGCCTGGACAGCCTTGTCAGTCAGACACTGCCAAAGGATCAGTATGAGATAATCGCAGTCGATGACTCATCAACTGACGATTCCTTCAAGATCATGCAGGAGTATGAACAAAAGGCCCCATCATATTTCCATGCCATCCATTCTCCCGTCAATCACCACCAGGGCGGAGCCAAGAACATAGGTCTTGCTATAGCCAAGGGAGACTGGATAGGATTTATAGATGCTGACGACTGGGTTACTCCGGATTTTTATGAAAGACTTCTAAATAAAGCCAAGGAAACAGGCGCTGACATGGTAGGCTGTGATTATCATCTTACAGATGAGCACAGTTTCAAGATAGGACAGATAGTTCATAATAATACCAAGGACCAGACCGGCATCCTTGACAGGGACAGGTATAAAAGGCTCATACTTGATACAGGAAGCCTTGTAGTTAAAATATATAAAAGAGATATAATAATACCAAAAGGCATGAAGCCCTCAAAACCTCCCGTTAAGGTGCGGGATGGAAGAGAAGTTGAGGAACCTTACAGACTGCATATTTTCCCGGAAGATATCTTCTATGAGGACAATGCTGTATCTAATTCCTGGATACTTCGTGCTACTCATTTTGAATATATAGAAGAGCCGCTGTATTATTATTATCAGCATGACAATTCTACAGTTCATACGATTTCCAAAAAGAACCTTGAAGACCGCATGACTGCAGGACGCATGCTCCTTATGGAGGCTATCAAGGAAGGTTATATAGAAGATTATCGTGCTGAGATTGAGTTCCAGTACACTGTGCTTTTTTATATCAATACGCTCTTTTCTGCTATGCCAAGGCAGCAGCATGTTAAGGGATGTTATAATTTTACAAGGAAACTTGGCAGTGAGATGAAGCGCACGTTCCCAAGCTTTGAGAAGAATGTGTATTATGAAAAGCGTATAAATGCTGAGGAGAAAAAGCTCATCCATATGCAGATGAGATCGCATTTTTGTTTTTTCATATATTATAGATTATTGTGGTTTTACAGAAACTTAAGGAAGAGGTTTAGTAATGCGTAA
- a CDS encoding ABC transporter ATP-binding protein yields MRKIYKELMAILSAKQKRQMVGIVLMMLIGGILESVGISLIAPVITVVMDETAIEKKKYLSLVYHGLGFENPIQFTSAILMLLILVFVFKNIFLFFLNKVQLRFVFTNQFATSQRMMVNFINRPYEYYLNADTSVIQRMITSDVINMYGLILNVLQLISEAIVFVCLVVLLFVQDAVMTIFIASILVVTLIVIKVFIKPVMKKSGEENQNFYSGLFKWISESVMGIKEIKIASKEGYFIDEYSACGNGYVKAVQRYNLFTATPRLLIETVAISGMIGYILVVMQRGVEGTDLIGTLAVLAMAGSRLLPSANRINNYQTSIAYFEPFIDNVYNNLQTEIHDTSVRYDPTAYTRARDAVKMPVKNVIELKDIKYRYPNAESYVLNGADMTIPVGKSVGIVGSSGAGKTTIVDVMLGLLNIEGGSVLADGVNVRDNYQGWLKNIGYIPQTIFMIDSTIRKNVAFGIKDEDIDDAKVWQALKEASLDEYVRSLPEGLDTQIGERGIRLSGGQRQRIGIARALFEDPEVLVLDEATSALDGETEKAIMDSINSLHGRKTLIIIAHRLQTIEKCDMVYRIEDGKASRER; encoded by the coding sequence ATGCGTAAGATTTATAAAGAGCTGATGGCTATTTTGTCTGCAAAGCAAAAGCGCCAGATGGTAGGAATAGTACTTATGATGCTCATAGGCGGTATATTGGAATCGGTCGGCATATCGCTAATAGCGCCGGTTATCACTGTAGTTATGGATGAGACTGCCATTGAGAAAAAGAAGTATTTAAGCCTTGTATATCATGGACTTGGTTTTGAAAATCCAATCCAGTTTACTTCGGCGATACTGATGCTTCTTATTTTGGTATTTGTTTTTAAGAACATATTCCTCTTTTTCCTGAACAAGGTTCAGTTAAGGTTCGTATTCACCAACCAGTTTGCAACATCCCAAAGGATGATGGTGAATTTTATAAATCGTCCCTATGAATATTATCTCAATGCTGATACTTCTGTGATCCAGCGTATGATCACATCAGATGTTATCAATATGTACGGTCTTATCCTTAATGTGCTGCAGCTTATAAGCGAAGCTATCGTATTTGTCTGCCTTGTGGTACTGCTCTTTGTACAGGATGCTGTTATGACTATCTTCATAGCATCAATCCTTGTAGTTACGCTTATTGTCATCAAAGTATTTATCAAACCTGTTATGAAAAAATCCGGTGAAGAGAACCAGAATTTCTACAGTGGTCTTTTCAAATGGATATCAGAATCAGTAATGGGAATAAAGGAGATCAAGATAGCATCCAAGGAAGGCTATTTTATCGATGAATACTCAGCTTGTGGTAACGGATATGTCAAGGCTGTACAGAGATATAACCTCTTTACTGCAACTCCAAGACTCCTTATCGAGACAGTTGCCATAAGTGGAATGATAGGATATATCCTCGTTGTGATGCAAAGAGGGGTAGAAGGTACTGATCTTATAGGTACACTTGCAGTTCTTGCTATGGCAGGCAGCAGGCTCCTTCCAAGCGCTAACCGCATTAATAACTATCAGACTTCGATCGCATATTTTGAACCCTTTATAGATAATGTATACAATAACCTCCAGACTGAGATTCATGATACGAGCGTAAGGTACGATCCTACTGCTTATACAAGGGCAAGAGATGCAGTCAAGATGCCGGTTAAGAACGTGATCGAACTCAAGGATATCAAGTATCGTTATCCGAATGCTGAAAGCTATGTATTAAACGGCGCAGATATGACAATACCTGTTGGAAAGTCAGTAGGTATCGTTGGTTCATCAGGAGCCGGCAAGACAACTATAGTTGATGTAATGCTGGGACTTCTTAATATTGAAGGTGGAAGCGTACTTGCAGATGGTGTCAATGTTCGTGACAACTATCAGGGATGGCTTAAGAATATAGGCTATATCCCTCAGACTATCTTCATGATCGATTCTACGATAAGGAAGAATGTCGCATTCGGTATTAAGGACGAAGATATAGATGATGCCAAGGTATGGCAGGCTCTTAAAGAGGCCAGCCTTGATGAGTATGTAAGAAGCCTTCCGGAAGGCCTTGATACGCAGATCGGCGAAAGAGGTATAAGGCTATCCGGTGGTCAGCGCCAGAGGATAGGTATTGCAAGAGCTCTGTTTGAAGATCCTGAAGTTCTGGTTCTTGATGAAGCAACTTCAGCTCTTGATGGCGAGACAGAGAAGGCTATCATGGATTCAATTAATTCGCTTCATGGTAGGAAGACACTTATTATCATCGCGCACAGACTTCAGACTATTGAAAAGTGCGATATGGTATATAGGATCGAAGACGGCAAGGCAAGTAGAGAGCGCTGA
- a CDS encoding acyltransferase: MEYKKRKANFEILRVIAIIMVLILHYLSQTGNLLEVGVSPSSRQITGQFIESFCIVAVNVWVLISGYFLSKSAFKLTRILQLLAQVYFYTILVTIVMQIAGTASVAETDRIYKTTQYLFPISSEHYSFATAYILLYVIAPVLNKGVLYMTRKQIKYTIIGLLVWFCIIKSIVPVIFPTDMFGYNLDWYICLYLIAAYIRKYNVRILTGFGTSALLFIVSGLGNFAISMVFHRINLTSGRFTYFATVPAHYNFILCLTGALGLFSMFRYMKVSENAFTKAARVLAPFSFGVYLLHEHIEIRDRWVTWLSGLGIVGEASPSALGMVFHMIRCVLILFVCCIFVDFIRSQIFEFVRRVLSGTRLFKWFGIIDAELAVDKEK; encoded by the coding sequence ATGGAGTACAAAAAGAGGAAGGCTAATTTTGAAATCTTAAGAGTTATAGCCATAATAATGGTTCTGATACTGCATTATCTAAGTCAGACCGGTAACCTTCTGGAAGTTGGCGTATCTCCGTCTTCAAGACAGATCACAGGGCAGTTTATCGAATCGTTTTGTATAGTTGCAGTTAATGTGTGGGTACTTATAAGCGGATACTTTCTTTCAAAGTCGGCTTTTAAGCTTACAAGAATCTTGCAGCTGCTGGCTCAGGTTTATTTTTATACTATCCTTGTAACTATTGTAATGCAGATAGCAGGTACTGCGAGCGTAGCAGAAACAGACAGGATCTATAAGACCACCCAGTACCTTTTTCCTATATCATCTGAGCATTATTCTTTTGCAACAGCATATATCCTACTGTACGTGATCGCACCTGTCCTTAATAAGGGCGTACTCTATATGACAAGGAAGCAGATCAAGTATACGATAATAGGGCTTCTTGTATGGTTTTGCATTATCAAGAGTATAGTCCCTGTGATATTCCCTACGGATATGTTTGGCTATAACCTTGACTGGTACATATGCCTCTATCTTATAGCTGCATATATCAGAAAATATAATGTCAGGATCCTTACAGGATTTGGAACAAGTGCGCTTTTGTTCATAGTATCAGGTCTTGGCAACTTTGCGATATCTATGGTATTCCACCGCATTAACCTGACATCTGGCAGATTCACTTATTTTGCAACAGTTCCTGCTCATTATAATTTCATCCTGTGCCTTACTGGGGCGCTGGGACTTTTTTCCATGTTCAGATATATGAAAGTTTCTGAGAATGCTTTTACCAAGGCAGCCAGAGTCCTTGCGCCGTTTAGCTTTGGGGTATATCTATTGCATGAGCATATTGAGATCAGGGATAGATGGGTGACATGGCTGTCAGGCCTTGGAATCGTGGGAGAGGCTTCTCCGTCAGCTTTGGGAATGGTATTTCATATGATAAGATGCGTGCTGATACTCTTTGTATGCTGCATATTTGTTGATTTTATAAGAAGCCAGATATTTGAATTTGTAAGAAGAGTATTATCAGGAACCAGGCTGTTTAAATGGTTTGGGATAATTGATGCGGAGCTTGCTGTTGATAAGGAAAAATAA
- a CDS encoding YfhO family protein, producing MTALIYYYFNAQNKSMVYHYDGWYQHIKALTYYSQWLRDSIVSLLHGEGLKTWTFGIGYGADIITTLSYYCIGDPLTLLSVFFSRGNIIYLYHFLLLLRPYLGGLFFALYCYYKLSHDRYDQNTSMVRGGISLPVMIGAAIAYDFSEVTLYLGRWHPYFIIPLVIFPLILLGVEKIFCEKRPLLYIIAVFLGGVSNFYFFYMMMIFTALYIIVRGFKNWNISEYSRYTCIESEDDKHKSKDDKYKSEDNKHNSKDYESKGNKNLVVSGIKSYIFGILPFAPYTLLGIGLAAVMFLPIVISFVQNPRSGLDFAVYTLYEPRYYVRLLRNLITFVDHPMYDTQVGLSSPVIAAIILLFCVKGHKRLKVVTVLTAMGLILPVCGWGLNGFSYMINRWTFAVVMLGCYILVALFEEIMSLSAIRSLVFALLCFGYACLLKGLHLLNGEDINPRDNARVSIKILIIFALVVLVNSIVRSNSKKAYIKRKNVFRVIVGIVAMALTVTSVVYNIYYGYEGSKGNFSQDFMDKMNAQEYETQIMNNEVLAVEKAASLDSVSDSLYRYSGYDLVWNGGILDGVSSTDFYFSLANGNISNFLTLLGVKEQFTFGYQGLDERFILNTLANVRYYTISAYDEAQTQFVPFGFTQRYDVPEGEIPWSTVTNYKVFSNVMPLSIGMNYTGYINESDFMNASLAERQEMIAQGVVVSDEAADKLAAMGYDACEPEYTQIDIPYTISVSDGVTVTDSAFLSTVDGGTVTFNFQGMPNCETYLCIKDLVCKDDENARFLLTFEGFYDSDAQGEPYITKTLMYQTPLSQFYSNWHDFIINMGMRADASYSIRLTLPADATYSFDNISIVCQPMDMAAAKMMEHLSEPMTDLDLHLSQEAHATDTVTGNVSLSEDSLVLLSIPYTKGWTAYVDGVETDLVQADVMYMAVPVSAGDHTIELRYHTSGLLAGCIVSIVSLLVLIIFMVYVRNKGRKRISEDV from the coding sequence ATAACAGCCCTTATATATTACTATTTCAACGCTCAGAACAAGAGCATGGTATATCATTATGATGGCTGGTATCAGCATATCAAGGCTCTCACCTATTATTCCCAGTGGCTTAGAGATAGTATAGTAAGCCTTCTTCATGGAGAAGGTCTTAAGACGTGGACATTTGGAATCGGCTATGGTGCTGATATTATAACGACTTTGTCTTACTATTGTATAGGTGATCCTCTTACACTCCTGTCAGTTTTTTTCTCAAGGGGCAATATAATATACCTCTATCACTTCCTGCTTCTTCTAAGACCTTATCTTGGAGGACTGTTTTTTGCGCTGTATTGTTATTACAAGCTTTCACATGATAGATATGATCAAAACACTAGTATGGTAAGAGGCGGGATCAGTCTGCCTGTGATGATCGGTGCTGCAATTGCTTATGACTTTAGCGAAGTGACTTTATATCTTGGTCGCTGGCATCCTTATTTCATTATCCCGCTTGTTATATTCCCGCTTATCCTTCTTGGAGTAGAGAAGATCTTTTGTGAAAAAAGGCCCTTGCTTTATATAATAGCTGTTTTTCTGGGAGGTGTCAGTAACTTCTATTTCTTCTACATGATGATGATATTTACTGCTCTGTATATCATTGTCAGAGGCTTTAAAAACTGGAATATCTCGGAATATTCACGCTATACATGTATAGAATCTGAAGATGATAAGCATAAATCTAAAGATGATAAGTATAAATCTGAAGATAATAAACATAACTCTAAAGATTATGAGTCTAAAGGAAATAAGAATTTAGTAGTATCAGGTATAAAATCATATATATTTGGTATACTTCCCTTTGCGCCGTATACCCTTCTTGGAATAGGCCTTGCTGCAGTAATGTTCCTTCCTATCGTCATTTCTTTTGTCCAGAATCCAAGATCAGGACTGGATTTTGCAGTATATACATTATATGAGCCAAGATATTATGTAAGGCTTCTTAGAAATCTTATAACATTTGTTGATCATCCTATGTATGATACTCAGGTGGGTCTGTCATCACCTGTTATAGCAGCTATCATTCTCTTATTCTGCGTTAAGGGTCATAAGAGACTTAAAGTTGTAACTGTTCTTACAGCTATGGGACTTATACTGCCTGTATGTGGATGGGGGCTCAACGGCTTTTCTTATATGATCAACAGATGGACCTTCGCAGTAGTCATGCTGGGATGCTATATACTTGTAGCTTTATTTGAAGAGATCATGTCTCTTTCTGCTATAAGATCCTTAGTATTTGCGCTATTATGTTTCGGCTATGCCTGCCTTTTAAAAGGACTTCATCTTCTTAACGGTGAAGACATAAATCCAAGAGATAACGCAAGAGTTTCTATAAAAATACTTATTATTTTCGCTCTTGTAGTTCTTGTTAATTCTATAGTCAGGAGTAATTCAAAAAAGGCCTATATTAAGAGAAAAAATGTGTTCAGGGTTATAGTAGGAATCGTTGCAATGGCCCTTACTGTGACTTCTGTCGTTTATAATATCTATTACGGATATGAAGGATCAAAAGGCAATTTCTCGCAGGATTTTATGGACAAGATGAATGCGCAGGAATATGAAACTCAGATCATGAACAATGAGGTCCTTGCTGTTGAGAAAGCTGCAAGTCTTGATTCTGTTTCGGATTCGCTGTACAGATATTCAGGATATGATCTTGTATGGAATGGCGGAATCCTTGACGGAGTATCATCAACGGATTTTTACTTTAGCCTTGCTAATGGGAATATTTCCAATTTCCTGACACTTCTTGGAGTCAAGGAACAGTTCACATTTGGTTATCAGGGGCTTGATGAGAGGTTCATACTTAATACACTTGCAAATGTAAGATATTATACGATTTCAGCTTACGATGAAGCTCAGACACAGTTCGTACCTTTTGGATTTACACAGCGCTATGATGTTCCTGAAGGCGAGATCCCGTGGAGCACTGTTACTAACTACAAGGTGTTTTCAAACGTCATGCCATTATCTATAGGCATGAATTATACAGGCTACATTAATGAGTCGGATTTTATGAATGCAAGCCTTGCTGAGCGCCAGGAGATGATAGCTCAGGGCGTTGTAGTATCAGATGAGGCAGCTGACAAGCTTGCAGCTATGGGGTATGATGCCTGTGAACCGGAATATACTCAGATAGATATTCCTTATACTATAAGTGTAAGTGACGGTGTGACAGTGACTGATAGTGCTTTTTTAAGTACTGTAGATGGAGGTACTGTAACCTTCAATTTCCAGGGAATGCCTAACTGTGAGACCTATCTTTGCATCAAAGATCTTGTATGCAAGGATGATGAGAACGCAAGATTTCTTCTTACATTTGAAGGCTTCTATGATTCTGATGCACAGGGAGAGCCTTATATAACCAAGACACTTATGTATCAGACCCCTCTTAGCCAGTTCTATAGTAACTGGCATGATTTTATCATCAATATGGGTATGAGGGCTGATGCTTCGTACTCTATAAGGCTTACACTTCCTGCAGATGCAACATACTCTTTCGACAATATCAGTATTGTATGTCAGCCTATGGACATGGCTGCTGCGAAGATGATGGAGCACCTTTCTGAGCCTATGACAGATCTTGACCTTCATCTAAGCCAGGAAGCTCATGCTACAGATACTGTTACTGGTAATGTATCTCTATCAGAAGATAGCCTTGTCCTTCTTAGTATTCCATATACAAAGGGATGGACGGCTTATGTAGATGGAGTAGAGACAGATCTTGTACAGGCAGATGTAATGTATATGGCAGTTCCTGTTTCGGCCGGTGATCATACGATAGAGCTTAGATATCATACTTCAGGGCTTTTGGCAGGTTGCATTGTCTCTATAGTGTCACTACTTGTTTTGATAATATTCATGGTATATGTAAGGAATAAAGGCAGGAAGCGCATATCTGAAGATGTTTAA
- a CDS encoding GtrA family protein, producing the protein MVALEEKKDIFDRIMSLPVLNIFEPFYKKHKEGLLYLFFGGLAFFLSIFLYWFMYSVMHLNELVNNTIDWIICVAFQFFTNRTWVFDGKVDNTRDFVKQAASFTLGRLFTLVVEDVLLFIFITLLGFAQMPVKLAATFVVIVLNYVISKLFVFKEK; encoded by the coding sequence ATGGTGGCTTTAGAAGAAAAGAAGGATATTTTTGACAGGATCATGTCGCTTCCTGTTCTGAATATATTTGAACCGTTTTATAAAAAGCATAAGGAAGGGCTTTTGTACCTCTTTTTTGGAGGACTTGCTTTCTTTTTAAGTATCTTCCTGTATTGGTTCATGTATAGTGTTATGCATCTTAATGAGCTTGTTAACAACACTATTGACTGGATCATATGCGTTGCATTTCAGTTTTTTACCAACAGAACCTGGGTATTTGATGGCAAGGTTGATAATACCAGAGATTTTGTAAAGCAGGCAGCATCCTTCACATTAGGAAGACTTTTTACTCTTGTAGTTGAAGATGTGCTTTTGTTTATCTTTATAACACTTCTTGGCTTTGCTCAGATGCCTGTAAAGCTTGCGGCTACATTTGTAGTAATTGTGCTGAATTATGTTATCAGTAAGCTGTTTGTATTTAAAGAGAAATAA